One Oscillospiraceae bacterium DNA window includes the following coding sequences:
- the miaA gene encoding tRNA (adenosine(37)-N6)-dimethylallyltransferase MiaA, with protein MRKVVVLTGPTASGKTALAIALSKRFDGEIVGADSMQIYRGMDVATAKPTRKERAEIPHHLIDIAQPGEDFSVFRWAEEAKIAVNEIHKRDKLPIVVGGTGQYVSALLHNLTYAGQKADPERRALLEKEYGEKGGAAMLECLRELDPEAASKLHENDRSRILRGLELAGSGLSKSRQNELSHGEKIYDICAVQLNFLSRETLYDRIDRRVDEMFESGLEQEARSIRPLLGPTSAQAIGYKELFSYFDGEQTIDEAKNKIKQATRNYAKRQLTWMRAETGLNRIFADSGADLLTVSTKILQLCGIM; from the coding sequence ATGCGAAAAGTCGTTGTTCTGACCGGGCCGACCGCCTCCGGCAAGACAGCGCTTGCAATCGCGCTGTCAAAGCGTTTTGACGGCGAGATCGTCGGCGCGGATTCGATGCAGATCTATCGCGGGATGGACGTCGCCACCGCAAAGCCGACCCGAAAAGAGCGGGCGGAAATTCCGCACCATTTGATTGATATCGCGCAGCCGGGTGAGGATTTTTCGGTTTTTCGCTGGGCTGAAGAAGCGAAGATTGCAGTCAATGAAATTCACAAGCGCGATAAACTGCCGATTGTCGTCGGCGGAACGGGGCAGTATGTCTCGGCGCTATTGCACAATCTCACTTACGCGGGGCAAAAAGCCGACCCCGAACGGCGGGCGCTGCTTGAAAAAGAATACGGCGAAAAAGGCGGGGCGGCGATGCTCGAATGCTTACGCGAACTCGACCCGGAGGCCGCTTCCAAACTGCACGAAAACGACCGGAGCCGCATTCTGCGCGGGCTGGAACTCGCCGGGAGCGGCCTCTCGAAGAGCCGCCAAAACGAGCTCTCGCACGGCGAAAAAATTTACGACATCTGCGCGGTTCAGCTGAATTTTCTCTCGCGGGAGACGCTTTACGACAGGATTGACCGGCGGGTGGACGAGATGTTTGAATCGGGTTTGGAACAGGAAGCGCGATCAATTCGTCCGCTGCTCGGGCCGACCTCGGCGCAGGCCATCGGATATAAAGAGCTGTTTTCGTATTTCGACGGAGAGCAGACGATTGACGAGGCCAAGAACAAAATCAAACAGGCGACCCGCAATTATGCCAAGCGCCAATTGACCTGGATGCGGGCGGAAACCGGCTTAAACCGGATTTTTGCCGACTCGGGAGCCGATTTATTGACCGTTTCCACAAAAATCTTGCAATTGTGCGGCATCATGTGA
- the hfq gene encoding RNA chaperone Hfq: MNKTLNLQDVFLNCARKEKIGVTIFLKNGFQFKGIVKGFDAFTIILEADGKQNLVYKHAVSTIVPARPISLLDNEEETE; the protein is encoded by the coding sequence ATGAATAAAACGCTGAATTTGCAGGATGTGTTCCTGAATTGTGCCAGAAAAGAAAAAATCGGTGTGACGATCTTTTTGAAAAACGGCTTTCAGTTCAAAGGCATCGTGAAGGGTTTTGACGCTTTCACGATCATCCTTGAAGCCGACGGAAAACAAAACCTCGTCTACAAGCACGCCGTCTCGACCATCGTTCCGGCGCGTCCGATTTCGCTGCTTGACAACGAAGAAGAAACCGAGTAA
- a CDS encoding HlyD family efflux transporter periplasmic adaptor subunit translates to MKKRTVVAAAAIAIAAVFVTMLLIVRAGDTKYTTYTANLYDAEMSVPVTGVFVRSEARLQLSAGGSVVYLLSDGDRTANKEEIARVYSSAQSVEAARRIALLSDELADLETLSASAQSGAVLTPGTVLSRTKEVLDGIDAAVKNGGARGIYEQRRTLTQLLNQYGSYFEEKDYSARIAELTQEINSLKNEMGNYTSQYSPDSGYFFYYSDGLEGLSPAQLSELSCDKVDALIAQTENAKNAAQPKLVTDYTWYFVFNMPTPKAIQMSGSKLQIRFPAVSDEPVETVIETMQKDGSTDGNTAVRVSSRNAIAQLGECRTEQAEILIRSEKGLRIPVSAIRTVTNEDGTEQAGVYAVVGPEMRFRKINVLSSDGEYAVCEYTNIGVSGWLQIYDEVIVKGKDLADGKKL, encoded by the coding sequence ATGAAAAAACGTACCGTCGTCGCGGCCGCGGCAATTGCGATTGCGGCGGTTTTCGTGACGATGCTCTTGATAGTGCGGGCCGGTGACACGAAATACACCACCTATACCGCAAACCTGTACGACGCCGAGATGTCGGTGCCCGTGACGGGCGTTTTTGTGCGCAGCGAGGCCCGCCTTCAGCTCTCCGCGGGCGGTTCCGTCGTCTATCTGCTCTCCGACGGCGACAGAACCGCGAACAAGGAGGAGATCGCGCGCGTTTATTCCTCGGCGCAGAGCGTGGAGGCGGCGCGCAGAATCGCGCTGCTCTCCGACGAACTCGCGGACCTTGAGACCCTTTCCGCAAGCGCGCAAAGCGGGGCGGTCCTGACGCCCGGCACGGTGCTTTCCCGCACCAAAGAAGTGCTCGACGGCATCGACGCCGCCGTCAAAAACGGAGGAGCCCGCGGGATCTATGAACAACGGCGGACGCTGACACAGCTGTTGAATCAATACGGAAGCTATTTCGAAGAGAAGGACTACAGCGCCCGAATCGCCGAACTCACACAGGAGATCAATTCGCTCAAAAACGAGATGGGAAATTATACTTCGCAATATTCACCCGATTCGGGGTATTTCTTTTATTACAGCGACGGGCTGGAGGGACTTTCGCCGGCTCAGCTTTCCGAGCTCTCCTGCGATAAGGTCGACGCGCTGATCGCGCAGACCGAAAACGCGAAAAACGCCGCGCAGCCGAAACTCGTGACCGATTACACCTGGTATTTCGTCTTCAATATGCCGACCCCGAAGGCCATTCAGATGTCGGGCTCAAAACTCCAGATCCGGTTTCCCGCGGTCTCGGACGAGCCCGTCGAAACCGTCATCGAGACCATGCAGAAGGACGGGAGCACGGACGGAAACACCGCGGTCAGGGTCTCGTCGCGCAACGCGATCGCGCAGCTGGGCGAATGCAGAACCGAGCAGGCCGAGATCCTCATCCGTTCGGAAAAAGGGCTTCGGATTCCGGTCAGCGCCATCCGCACCGTGACAAATGAGGACGGGACCGAACAGGCCGGCGTCTATGCCGTCGTCGGGCCGGAGATGAGATTTCGCAAGATCAACGTCTTATCCTCGGACGGCGAATACGCGGTCTGCGAATACACCAACATCGGCGTCAGCGGATGGCTTCAGATTTACGACGAGGTTATCGTGAAGGGCAAAGACCTCGCCGACGGAAAGAAGCTGTGA
- a CDS encoding YggS family pyridoxal phosphate-dependent enzyme, producing the protein MEYHRIERAQFLENYAAVRENIEKAAIAAGRKPSEIELCAVTKTFGWEAYDLARGAGLKSIGENRVQEAEVKYSAGHQGVDLRLIGHLQTNKAAKAVELFDTVDSVDSLRLAALLNDLAKKKSRILPVLVEINVGSDPAKSGISAENAQAFCETLLTMTSLRPDGFMTVLPLGCDEAKKMEYFTKISEISLDISKKLFHNRTMLLSMGMSGDYIEAIKCGSGMIRIGTALFGQRQR; encoded by the coding sequence ATGGAATATCACAGGATCGAAAGAGCTCAGTTTCTTGAAAATTACGCCGCGGTGCGTGAAAATATCGAAAAGGCGGCCATCGCGGCGGGGCGAAAACCTTCGGAGATCGAGCTCTGCGCGGTCACCAAGACCTTCGGGTGGGAGGCATATGATCTCGCGCGGGGGGCGGGTCTGAAAAGCATCGGGGAAAACCGCGTGCAGGAGGCCGAAGTCAAATACAGCGCGGGCCATCAGGGCGTCGATCTGCGGTTGATCGGCCATCTTCAGACCAACAAAGCCGCGAAAGCCGTTGAGCTGTTTGACACGGTCGATTCGGTCGATTCGCTTCGGCTGGCGGCGCTGCTCAACGACCTCGCCAAGAAAAAGAGCCGGATCCTGCCGGTTTTGGTTGAGATCAACGTCGGAAGCGACCCCGCCAAGAGCGGGATTTCGGCGGAGAACGCGCAGGCATTTTGCGAAACGCTGCTGACGATGACCTCGCTGCGCCCGGACGGGTTTATGACCGTGTTGCCGCTTGGCTGCGACGAGGCAAAAAAGATGGAATATTTCACAAAAATTTCCGAGATATCCCTTGACATTTCAAAAAAGTTATTTCATAATAGAACCATGTTACTGTCCATGGGAATGTCGGGCGATTATATCGAGGCAATCAAATGCGGCTCCGGAATGATCCGCATCGGCACCGCCCTTTTCGGACAGAGACAGAGATAG